The stretch of DNA GGATTGTCGAGATACCAGCGCTGCTGGGCGGCGTGCACGGTGTCCGCGCCGACTCGCTCACCCCGCACGGTCCAGTGGTCGACCGGGTCGGCGTCGATACCCAGCGCCGCCAGCACGGGCGCCTCGACCGGCGCCACGACCTCCCCCAGCAGCACCCGACCGGGGTCGGCGGCCACCGGAGCGACGCCGATGGCCTCCTGCAGGCGGCGGGCCAGCTCGACCAGGATCCGGTTGCCCGGGTGGTTGACGGTGAGCATGTCACCGGCCCGGGGCGCGGCGAACAGGTCCGAGATCGACACGTCGCAGTCACGGTCCTCGCGCCGCGCCAGCTCGGCGCGGGAGGCGTCGGCGACCGCGCGGAACGCCCCGTCGGCGGTCGGCCCCGCCACCCGGCCGGCGGCCGCGGCGAGCGTGCGCAGGTCGTGGTAGGGCACGACCGGTGGGTTGCGCCCGGGGTCGCGCGGATCGCGGACGATGACCTGCCACGGGTGCAGTCCGGCGAACCGCAGCACCGGCCAGCGGACGACCCGGGCGCCGGCGGGCAGCAGCCCGGCGAGTTCCCGGGTGCCGAGGGTGAGGTCGCGGTAGCCGTCGCGCACGGGTTGGCTGACGAGGACGTCGCAGCGGGCCAGCAGCCGTTCGAGGTGCGGGAGGTCGTCGGCGGTGAGCTCGAACACCGGCGGGATGCGGATGGTGCGCCCGTGCAGCTCGGGGGACTGGGCGATCAGCTGCCGCATCGCCTCGGCCTGGCAGTTCCCGTGCACCAGCACCACGGGGCCCGACGCGAGGTCGGCCTCCGGGTCGTCGGGGAGGCCGTAGAAGGTTCCGTAGTGTCGCGTGCGACCGTCGATCGTGGACACGTCTGGCCTGTACCCGTTCCGTTCCGGCCGAAACGGTGTCCGTGCACGTCCGCTGCAGCACATCACAAGGGAGAACGCCGATGTCGGGAGAGGTCATCCGGGTGGCGTCCATCCCGTCCGCGCATCCCTACGTCGAGCATCTCGGCGACCCGGCGGGCGACCGGGTGCACCGGCTCCCCGACCCGCTCCCGGCGGTCGCCGATCCGCTGCCCGGACAGTGGTGGCCGCCGGTGATGCTGGAGCCGGAGTGGGTGCGTGACCATCCGGCGGACTTCGACGTGATGCACCTGCACTTCGGGTTCGACGCTGCCTCCCCGGACCGGTTGCGGCAGTGGGTGGCCGCGCTGCGGGCCACCCGGAAACCGTTGGTGTTCACCGTGCACGACCTGGTGAATCCGCACTTCGCCGACCCGGGCACGCATCTCGCGGCCCTGGACGTCCTGGTGCCCGCCGCCGACGCGGTGCTCACGCTGACCGCGGGCGCGGCCGCCGAGATCGGCGCCCGCTGGGGACGGCACGCGATGGTCGTGCCGCACCCGCACGTGGTGCCCCTGGACCGCCT from Nakamurella deserti encodes:
- a CDS encoding WcbI family polysaccharide biosynthesis putative acetyltransferase produces the protein MSTIDGRTRHYGTFYGLPDDPEADLASGPVVLVHGNCQAEAMRQLIAQSPELHGRTIRIPPVFELTADDLPHLERLLARCDVLVSQPVRDGYRDLTLGTRELAGLLPAGARVVRWPVLRFAGLHPWQVIVRDPRDPGRNPPVVPYHDLRTLAAAAGRVAGPTADGAFRAVADASRAELARREDRDCDVSISDLFAAPRAGDMLTVNHPGNRILVELARRLQEAIGVAPVAADPGRVLLGEVVAPVEAPVLAALGIDADPVDHWTVRGERVGADTVHAAQQRWYLDNPWVLDAGMQRHADTLALLGLT